A window of Psychroflexus sp. ALD_RP9 contains these coding sequences:
- a CDS encoding competence/damage-inducible protein A, translating to MKAEIITIGDEILIGQIIDTNSAFLAKELNKIGIQVYQISSVQDDRLHILNALDEASNRADVIIVTGGLGPTKDDITKHTFCEFFNDELKLNKDVLAHVEELFKKYVKTPILESNKTQAMLPKTAEVLHNQYGTAPGMWFDQAQKVFISMPGVPFEMKSIFNNEVLPKLKDKYETPFIIHKTVLTYGLGESAIAEKISAWEANLPEVIKLAYLPSLGRVRLRLSAKGFNRKYLEESIDQAIKGLYPLIGNIIKGFEDDQSLEEQIAQKLVKHHKTLVTAESCTGGRLAAAFTEKPGASQFYKGSIVSYATSAKHDVLGISEEMIKKYSVVSAEITKQMAQRSQQMFNADYAVATTGNAGPEKGDSDAEIGTVYIAIATPNRVEVFDFNFGNHRERVTQKAVNKSLELLHSELFNIN from the coding sequence ATGAAAGCTGAGATAATAACTATAGGCGACGAAATATTAATTGGTCAAATAATTGATACTAATTCTGCATTTTTAGCAAAAGAATTGAATAAAATAGGAATTCAAGTTTATCAAATTTCATCAGTTCAAGACGATCGCTTGCACATATTAAATGCTTTAGATGAGGCTTCAAATCGAGCAGACGTAATTATAGTAACTGGCGGTTTAGGACCAACAAAAGATGATATTACAAAGCATACGTTTTGTGAGTTTTTTAATGATGAATTAAAACTCAATAAAGACGTGTTAGCTCATGTAGAAGAATTATTTAAGAAATACGTTAAAACTCCTATCTTAGAGTCTAATAAGACTCAAGCGATGTTACCTAAAACAGCAGAAGTTTTACATAACCAATATGGTACTGCGCCAGGAATGTGGTTTGATCAAGCACAAAAAGTATTTATCTCTATGCCGGGTGTGCCATTCGAGATGAAGTCAATTTTCAACAATGAAGTTTTACCTAAGCTTAAAGATAAGTATGAAACACCATTTATAATACATAAAACCGTTTTAACTTATGGTTTAGGAGAAAGTGCAATTGCTGAAAAAATTTCTGCTTGGGAAGCTAATTTACCAGAGGTAATCAAGCTTGCTTATTTGCCAAGTTTAGGCCGCGTGAGACTACGTTTGTCTGCCAAAGGCTTTAATCGAAAATATTTAGAAGAATCAATAGATCAAGCTATAAAAGGTTTATACCCTCTAATTGGTAACATCATTAAAGGCTTTGAAGATGACCAAAGTTTAGAAGAACAAATCGCACAAAAACTTGTGAAGCATCATAAAACACTTGTAACAGCCGAAAGTTGTACGGGCGGTCGGTTAGCAGCAGCTTTTACTGAAAAACCAGGCGCATCTCAATTTTATAAAGGTTCAATAGTAAGTTATGCAACTTCAGCAAAACATGATGTTTTAGGAATTTCAGAAGAAATGATAAAAAAGTACTCGGTTGTAAGTGCTGAAATAACTAAACAGATGGCACAACGTTCGCAACAAATGTTTAATGCAGACTATGCTGTCGCAACTACAGGAAATGCCGGTCCAGAAAAAGGCGACAGCGATGCTGAAATAGGCACTGTTTACATTGCGATTGCAACACCTAATAGAGTTGAAGTTTTCGATTTTAATTTTGGGAATCATCGTGAACGTGTAACTCAAAAAGCAGTCAACAAATCTCTCGAGTTATTACATAGCGAGTTATTTAATATAAATTGA
- the rpmB gene encoding 50S ribosomal protein L28 — translation MSRVCELTGKRAMTGNNVSHALNRTKRKFSVNLVKKRFYIPEEDKWITLKVATSALKTINKKGISAVLKEARAKGFLKK, via the coding sequence ATGTCTAGAGTTTGTGAACTTACTGGTAAAAGAGCAATGACGGGAAACAATGTTTCTCATGCCTTAAATAGAACAAAAAGGAAATTTAGCGTTAATTTAGTTAAAAAACGTTTTTATATTCCTGAAGAAGATAAATGGATTACCCTTAAGGTAGCGACTTCTGCGTTAAAAACGATCAACAAAAAAGGAATTTCAGCAGTTTTAAAAGAAGCTAGAGCAAAAGGTTTCTTGAAAAAATAA
- the rpmG gene encoding 50S ribosomal protein L33: protein MAKKGNRVQVILECTEHKNSGLSGTSRYVTTKNKRNTPDRLELKKFNPIMKKMTIHKEIK from the coding sequence ATGGCAAAGAAAGGAAATAGAGTTCAAGTTATACTAGAATGTACCGAGCATAAAAACTCAGGTTTATCGGGTACATCTCGTTATGTTACTACAAAGAATAAAAGAAACACACCTGATAGATTAGAATTGAAGAAATTTAATCCTATCATGAAAAAAATGACAATTCACAAAGAAATTAAGTAG
- a CDS encoding DUF4295 domain-containing protein produces MAKKSVASIQTGSKRLTKAIRMVKSPKSGAYVFEEKIMNPENVNDYFKAK; encoded by the coding sequence ATGGCAAAGAAATCAGTCGCATCTATACAAACAGGTAGCAAACGTCTTACGAAAGCCATCAGAATGGTAAAATCACCTAAATCTGGTGCTTACGTTTTTGAGGAAAAAATAATGAATCCAGAAAATGTAAATGATTACTTTAAAGCGAAGTAA
- the ftsY gene encoding signal recognition particle-docking protein FtsY: MGFFKNIFSKDKKEKLDEGLEKSKTSFFGKLSKAVAGKSKVDDAVLDNLEEVLISSDVGVATTIKIIDRIEDRVSRDKYLGTDELNQILREEIAGLLSEQEHGNYESLHIPEGNKPYVIMVVGVNGVGKTTTIGKLAQQFKNQGKKVVLGAGDTFRAAAIDQLQIWADRVDVPIIKQKMGSDPASVAFDTVQSAVKKDADVVILDTAGRLHNKVNLMNELTKIKRVMQKVVDDAPHEVLLVLDGSTGQNAFEQAKQFTAATEVTALAVTKLDGTAKGGVVIGISDQFKVPVKYIGVGEGINDLQIFNKYEFVDSFFNK, translated from the coding sequence ATGGGATTTTTTAAAAATATATTCTCTAAAGATAAAAAGGAAAAGCTAGATGAAGGTCTTGAGAAGTCTAAAACTTCTTTCTTTGGTAAACTATCTAAGGCAGTTGCAGGAAAATCAAAAGTAGATGATGCTGTCTTAGACAATCTTGAAGAAGTTTTAATTTCAAGCGATGTTGGGGTAGCTACAACAATTAAAATAATAGATCGTATTGAAGACCGTGTTTCTAGAGATAAATACCTAGGTACTGATGAACTTAATCAGATATTACGGGAAGAAATTGCAGGCCTTCTAAGCGAACAAGAACATGGTAATTACGAATCTCTACATATTCCTGAAGGTAATAAGCCATATGTGATTATGGTTGTTGGTGTAAATGGTGTTGGTAAAACAACCACTATTGGTAAGTTAGCTCAACAATTTAAAAATCAAGGAAAAAAAGTTGTTTTAGGTGCTGGAGATACCTTTAGAGCCGCTGCGATAGACCAGCTTCAAATTTGGGCAGATCGTGTTGATGTACCTATCATAAAACAAAAAATGGGTAGTGATCCTGCATCTGTAGCATTTGATACTGTTCAAAGTGCTGTTAAAAAAGATGCTGATGTTGTTATTTTAGATACTGCAGGGCGTTTACACAATAAAGTGAATTTAATGAATGAGCTAACAAAAATTAAACGTGTCATGCAAAAAGTTGTTGATGATGCGCCTCACGAAGTTTTGCTTGTGTTAGATGGTTCAACTGGTCAAAATGCCTTCGAACAAGCTAAACAATTTACCGCAGCTACAGAAGTTACGGCGCTAGCTGTTACTAAATTAGATGGCACTGCAAAAGGTGGTGTTGTTATAGGAATAAGTGATCAGTTTAAAGTTCCTGTTAAATATATTGGTGTTGGCGAAGGTATAAATGATCTTCAGATTTTTAATAAATATGAATTTGTAGATTCGTTTTTCAATAAATAA
- the rimO gene encoding 30S ribosomal protein S12 methylthiotransferase RimO, translating to MRTKTLKKHKINVVTLGCSKNIYDSEVLMGQLKANQKDVVHEQEGDVVVINTCGFIDNAKEQSVNTILDFVERKEAGEVEKVFVTGCLSERYKPDLQKEIPDVDQYFGTTELPALLKALGADYKHELIGERLTTTPKNYAFLKIAEGCDRPCSFCAIPLMRGGHKSKPIEELVEEATKLASNGVKELILIAQDLTYYGLDLYKKRNLAELLQQLVKVEGIEWIRLHYAFPTGFPLDVLDVIKNEPKICNYIDIPLQHISDHLLKSMRRGTTHEKTTNLLRKFRQIVPEMAIRTTLIVGYPGETEADFEELKQWVKDMRFERLGCFTYSHEENTHAYSLEDDVPDEVKMQRANEIMEIQSQISWELNQEKIGQVFKCVFDRKEGNYFVGRTEFDSPDVDNEVRVDARKYYLKLGDFAHIKITQAEDFDLYGEPTS from the coding sequence ATGCGCACAAAAACCCTTAAAAAGCACAAAATTAATGTGGTCACTTTAGGATGTAGTAAAAATATTTATGATTCTGAAGTATTAATGGGGCAACTCAAAGCCAATCAAAAAGATGTTGTTCATGAGCAAGAAGGTGATGTAGTCGTGATTAACACATGTGGCTTTATCGATAATGCTAAAGAGCAATCGGTAAATACGATTCTTGATTTTGTTGAGCGTAAAGAAGCTGGAGAAGTCGAAAAAGTTTTTGTGACAGGTTGTTTGTCAGAACGCTATAAGCCAGATCTCCAAAAAGAAATTCCCGATGTAGATCAATATTTTGGAACTACTGAACTTCCTGCCTTATTAAAAGCTTTAGGCGCAGATTATAAACATGAATTGATTGGTGAACGCCTAACCACAACACCAAAAAACTACGCCTTTTTAAAAATTGCTGAAGGATGTGATCGGCCATGCTCTTTTTGCGCAATACCACTAATGCGCGGCGGACACAAATCTAAACCAATTGAAGAATTAGTTGAAGAAGCCACTAAGCTAGCTTCAAACGGTGTTAAAGAATTAATTTTAATCGCTCAAGATTTAACCTATTATGGTTTAGATTTATATAAAAAAAGAAACCTAGCAGAACTACTGCAGCAACTTGTAAAAGTTGAAGGTATAGAGTGGATAAGGCTTCATTATGCTTTTCCTACTGGATTTCCTTTAGATGTGCTCGATGTGATTAAAAATGAGCCTAAAATTTGTAACTATATAGATATCCCGCTACAACATATTTCCGATCACCTTTTAAAGTCTATGAGACGTGGTACAACTCATGAAAAGACAACTAATTTACTTCGTAAATTTAGACAAATTGTCCCTGAAATGGCGATTAGAACTACGTTAATTGTTGGTTATCCTGGCGAAACTGAAGCTGATTTTGAAGAATTAAAGCAATGGGTTAAAGACATGCGCTTCGAGCGTTTAGGCTGCTTTACCTATTCTCATGAAGAAAACACGCATGCTTATAGTCTTGAAGATGATGTGCCTGATGAAGTTAAAATGCAACGCGCTAACGAAATCATGGAAATACAATCTCAAATTTCATGGGAACTCAATCAAGAAAAAATAGGACAAGTATTTAAATGTGTTTTCGACCGTAAAGAAGGTAATTATTTTGTAGGACGAACCGAATTTGATTCGCCAGATGTAGATAATGAAGTTCGAGTAGATGCTCGAAAATATTATCTTAAATTGGGTGATTTTGCTCACATTAAAATCACTCAAGCTGAAGATTTTGACCTCTACGGTGAGCCAACCTCATAA
- the bshC gene encoding bacillithiol biosynthesis cysteine-adding enzyme BshC, with the protein MVDCLKYRDTNHFSELVYNYVEQSPDFKSFISDFPKIEAFKSQLEIKANNFNHQNRQVLFEVLQNDYDSIDASQLTLTNIENLKLENTFTITTGHQLNLFTGPLYFFYKIISTINLCEELSETYPEQNFVPMYWMASEDHDFEEINFFNFKRKKVSWTSKQTGPVGEFSTSSIDDLLNQLSQLLGDHKNAEDLLNLFQQAYVGHDNLAEAHFYLVNALFSKYGLVVLKPNHPQLKQCFSGYIKDELLNQTAYKHVLSQSENLKEKGYNIQVNPRKINLFYIENGIRERIVKQDGYFHVLETQLKFSESELLQLIDDHPERFSPNVIMRPLYQEVVLPNLCYIGGGGELAYWLQLKSFFDSQKIAFPLLLLRNSVLLYSDKTAKKIKQLNLNIQDLFLSKADLTEKIVKRESEIDIDFSEQIQFLKQQFSSLYRTALLTDASFEGAVAAQEQKQINGLKHLEKRLLKAQKRKLSDLLNRAMSLQDMLFPNGGLQERHLNFSEVYVDSGEDFIHVLKDQLKPLKGEFTAIELDIYHIEN; encoded by the coding sequence ATGGTAGACTGTTTAAAATATCGAGACACCAATCACTTTTCAGAATTGGTTTATAATTATGTAGAGCAATCTCCTGATTTTAAATCATTTATTTCAGATTTTCCGAAAATTGAAGCTTTTAAGTCTCAATTAGAGATTAAAGCTAATAACTTTAACCATCAAAACCGTCAAGTCCTATTCGAGGTGCTTCAAAACGATTACGACTCTATTGATGCATCACAACTTACTTTAACAAATATTGAAAATCTAAAGCTAGAGAATACATTTACAATTACTACAGGTCATCAGCTTAATTTATTCACGGGACCACTGTATTTTTTTTACAAAATTATATCCACCATAAATCTCTGCGAAGAACTTTCTGAAACTTATCCTGAACAAAACTTTGTTCCTATGTATTGGATGGCTTCTGAAGATCACGATTTCGAAGAAATCAATTTTTTTAATTTCAAGCGTAAAAAAGTGAGCTGGACAAGTAAACAAACAGGTCCAGTAGGTGAGTTTTCAACTTCTTCAATAGATGACTTATTGAATCAGTTGTCACAATTATTAGGTGATCATAAAAACGCAGAAGACTTATTGAATTTATTTCAACAAGCCTATGTAGGTCATGATAATTTAGCAGAGGCACATTTTTACTTGGTCAATGCACTCTTCTCAAAATACGGTTTAGTAGTTTTAAAGCCGAATCATCCTCAATTAAAACAATGTTTTTCAGGTTATATTAAAGATGAATTGCTTAATCAAACAGCATATAAACATGTACTTTCACAATCAGAAAACTTGAAAGAAAAGGGATATAATATCCAAGTTAATCCACGTAAAATCAATCTGTTTTATATCGAAAATGGTATTCGTGAGCGCATTGTTAAGCAAGATGGTTATTTTCATGTTTTAGAAACGCAACTTAAGTTTTCAGAATCTGAACTACTTCAGCTGATAGACGATCACCCAGAACGTTTTTCGCCAAATGTCATTATGCGTCCGCTTTATCAAGAAGTTGTATTACCAAATTTATGTTATATCGGTGGCGGTGGAGAGCTAGCTTATTGGCTTCAATTAAAATCATTTTTTGATTCACAAAAAATTGCTTTTCCATTACTTTTACTTCGTAATTCGGTATTACTTTATTCAGATAAAACAGCAAAAAAAATAAAACAGCTTAACTTAAACATTCAAGATTTATTTCTAAGCAAGGCAGATTTAACCGAGAAGATTGTGAAAAGGGAATCTGAAATTGATATTGATTTTTCTGAGCAAATTCAATTTTTAAAACAACAATTTTCAAGTTTGTATAGAACAGCTTTATTAACTGATGCTTCGTTCGAAGGAGCTGTCGCTGCACAAGAACAAAAACAGATTAATGGCTTAAAGCATTTAGAAAAAAGATTACTAAAAGCACAAAAGCGAAAGTTAAGTGATCTCTTAAATAGAGCCATGTCATTGCAAGATATGCTGTTTCCAAATGGTGGCTTACAAGAACGACACCTCAATTTTAGCGAAGTTTATGTTGACAGTGGCGAAGATTTTATTCATGTTTTGAAAGATCAACTAAAGCCTTTGAAAGGCGAATTTACCGCAATAGAACTTGATATTTATCATATTGAAAATTAA
- a CDS encoding pyridoxal phosphate-dependent decarboxylase family protein, with the protein MKSMHSIDLETVEMTLDIMKYAINRISNTSPELSKPKKEEELLKLVGETVTEKGIGGEEAFRLFKDVLVKAAVPVDHPRHLAFVPAAPTRAAILFDLVTSAASIHGAYWMTGGGGIFCENQAMKWLVSLTGLPENSFGVFTSGGTAANLSAMIAAREYWRTLDNHNKGLKALVITSMGAHSSVKSMAKVIDADIITVDDHEEHKLTGEALQNTISTLSEFDRKRLFAVVATGGTTNAGIIDELDHIAEICKTEKLWFHVDAAYGGGALAAPSVRSLFKGIEQADSITIDPHKWMFSPYDCGAVIYKNMELARNAHSQKGSYLDIFKDEGAQGFNPSDYQIQLTRRLRGLPLWYSLAMHGTKKYTEAIERGLSLAQNAAKQIKQMPHVELIREPGLSCVLFKRIGWTPEDYRDWTYKNHDEGFALVTPTKWITNSTNETCARFCFINPDTTEKDIEDILKTML; encoded by the coding sequence ATGAAAAGTATGCACTCCATAGATTTAGAGACTGTAGAAATGACTCTAGATATTATGAAATATGCCATTAATAGAATCTCTAATACATCTCCAGAACTTAGTAAGCCCAAAAAAGAAGAAGAGCTTTTAAAATTAGTAGGTGAGACCGTTACTGAAAAAGGAATTGGAGGAGAAGAAGCATTCCGACTTTTTAAAGATGTGTTAGTGAAAGCAGCTGTACCAGTAGATCATCCACGACATTTAGCTTTTGTGCCAGCTGCGCCAACACGAGCCGCAATTTTATTCGATTTGGTAACATCGGCAGCCAGTATTCATGGAGCTTACTGGATGACAGGCGGTGGCGGAATTTTTTGTGAAAATCAAGCTATGAAATGGTTAGTGTCTTTAACTGGACTACCTGAAAATTCTTTTGGTGTATTTACAAGTGGTGGTACAGCTGCAAATTTATCCGCCATGATTGCTGCAAGAGAATATTGGCGAACTCTAGATAATCACAATAAAGGCTTGAAAGCCTTAGTGATTACCTCAATGGGCGCTCATTCATCTGTGAAATCAATGGCAAAGGTTATCGATGCAGATATTATTACAGTTGATGATCATGAAGAGCATAAGCTCACTGGTGAGGCCTTGCAAAATACAATTTCTACTTTATCTGAATTTGACCGTAAACGTCTATTTGCCGTTGTAGCAACTGGAGGCACTACAAATGCAGGCATTATAGATGAGCTAGACCATATAGCTGAAATTTGTAAAACCGAAAAACTTTGGTTTCATGTCGATGCAGCATACGGTGGCGGTGCTTTAGCAGCGCCATCAGTTAGGTCTTTGTTTAAAGGTATTGAGCAAGCCGATAGTATTACAATCGATCCTCATAAATGGATGTTCTCTCCCTACGATTGTGGAGCGGTAATTTATAAGAATATGGAGTTAGCTAGAAATGCTCACTCTCAAAAAGGATCGTACCTAGATATTTTTAAAGATGAAGGTGCGCAAGGATTTAATCCGTCAGATTATCAAATACAACTAACAAGACGACTTCGAGGGTTACCGCTTTGGTATTCTTTAGCCATGCATGGCACCAAAAAATACACAGAGGCAATAGAACGCGGTTTAAGCTTAGCGCAAAATGCTGCAAAACAGATTAAGCAAATGCCTCATGTAGAATTAATTAGAGAACCAGGCTTGTCATGTGTTTTATTTAAAAGAATTGGGTGGACGCCAGAAGATTATCGTGATTGGACTTATAAAAACCATGATGAAGGTTTTGCTTTAGTTACACCAACGAAATGGATAACTAACTCTACAAATGAAACATGTGCTCGTTTTTGTTTTATAAACCCTGATACAACTGAAAAAGATATTGAAGATATTTTAAAAACAATGTTATAA
- a CDS encoding DUF2911 domain-containing protein, producing MKYILSLFILGLIFINPTQAQDFSDLDKSPMDAVIARNNDNSSLARVIYSRPQKKGREIFGELVPYGKIWRTGANEATEITFYDDVEFNGKKVGAGTYTLFTIPKENNWTVILNEDVNVWGAYKYDQSKDVIRTEVKTNETAATVENFSITFRPTDNGANLLMGWDNIYIEIPIKN from the coding sequence ATGAAATACATTTTAAGTTTGTTTATCTTAGGTCTAATATTTATAAACCCTACACAAGCCCAAGATTTTAGCGATTTGGATAAAAGCCCAATGGATGCAGTAATTGCAAGAAATAATGACAATTCATCACTTGCTCGTGTGATTTACTCAAGACCACAAAAGAAAGGTCGTGAAATATTTGGAGAATTGGTACCTTATGGAAAAATCTGGCGAACAGGTGCTAATGAAGCAACTGAAATTACTTTTTATGATGATGTTGAATTTAATGGAAAAAAAGTTGGAGCTGGTACTTATACCTTATTTACAATTCCTAAAGAAAATAATTGGACGGTCATCTTAAATGAGGATGTTAATGTTTGGGGCGCTTACAAATACGATCAATCTAAAGATGTGATTAGAACTGAAGTTAAAACAAATGAAACAGCAGCTACTGTTGAAAATTTCTCAATCACCTTTAGACCTACAGACAATGGCGCCAATTTATTAATGGGCTGGGATAATATATATATTGAAATTCCTATTAAAAATTAA